One region of Candidatus Eisenbacteria bacterium genomic DNA includes:
- a CDS encoding methylaspartate mutase → MSAPPLVRSILATDCGSTTTKAILIERGESGYRLVSRGEAPTTVEAPFEDVTRGVLNAVREIEELRGRRMLDGDRILTPQNGDEGVDLYVSTSSAGGGLQMMVSGLVLQMTGESAQRAALGAGAIVMDVIALNDGRRPHEKIQRLRQLRPDMILLSGGTDGGDTLRVVEMAEILAAADPKARLGAGYELPVIFAGNQAAVPMVRECLEKRTALLVVPNLRPTLERENLRPARDAIHELFMEHVMAHAPGYKKLMTWSRVPIMPTPGAVGLIIEKIAKRDSIAVVGVDIGGATTDVFSVFQEVFNRTVSANLGMSYSVSNVLAEAGIENILRWVPFDVDEVELRNRIKNKMIRPTTIPHTLEDLVIEQAISREALRLAFEQHKQLATGLKGIQTERTISDIVNQSESGASLVDLLQLGLLVGSGGVLSHAPRRVQSALMMVDAFLPEGVTELAVDSIFMAPQLGVLSTVHEEAATQVFEADCLIRLGSVVAPIGAAREGQPCVTVQLTGPGVDASPRRVAFGELVVLPLPADGKLRLTATPEKGFDLGAGKGRPIETEIRGGVVGLIVDARGRRPFQLPSTTAERIRRLRAWNAALSVYPREV, encoded by the coding sequence ATGAGCGCGCCGCCGCTGGTTCGATCGATCCTCGCCACCGACTGCGGCTCGACCACCACCAAGGCGATCCTCATCGAGCGCGGCGAGTCCGGCTACCGCCTGGTATCGCGTGGTGAAGCACCGACGACCGTGGAAGCGCCGTTCGAGGACGTCACACGAGGGGTCCTGAACGCGGTCAGGGAGATCGAGGAACTGCGCGGGCGCCGCATGCTGGATGGCGATCGCATCCTCACACCGCAAAACGGCGACGAGGGCGTGGATCTGTACGTTTCGACCTCGAGCGCGGGCGGCGGGCTGCAGATGATGGTGTCGGGGCTGGTGCTTCAGATGACGGGGGAGAGCGCCCAGCGAGCCGCGCTCGGCGCGGGAGCGATCGTCATGGACGTGATCGCGCTCAATGACGGCCGGCGACCTCACGAAAAGATCCAGAGACTTCGTCAGCTGCGCCCCGACATGATCCTGTTGTCGGGCGGCACCGACGGCGGCGATACGCTGCGCGTGGTCGAGATGGCCGAGATCCTCGCGGCCGCCGATCCCAAGGCGCGGCTCGGCGCCGGCTACGAACTACCCGTGATCTTTGCCGGCAACCAGGCCGCGGTGCCGATGGTGCGCGAGTGCCTCGAGAAGCGCACCGCTCTGCTGGTCGTGCCGAACCTGCGACCGACACTCGAACGCGAGAACCTGCGGCCGGCCCGCGATGCGATCCACGAGTTGTTCATGGAACACGTGATGGCGCACGCGCCGGGTTACAAAAAGCTCATGACCTGGTCGCGGGTCCCGATCATGCCCACGCCCGGGGCGGTCGGGCTCATCATCGAGAAGATCGCGAAGCGCGATTCGATCGCCGTGGTGGGAGTCGACATCGGCGGTGCAACGACCGACGTGTTCTCCGTGTTCCAGGAAGTCTTCAACCGCACGGTCTCGGCGAATCTCGGCATGAGCTATTCGGTTTCGAATGTCCTGGCCGAAGCGGGGATCGAGAACATCCTGCGGTGGGTGCCGTTCGACGTCGACGAAGTCGAGCTGCGCAATCGGATCAAGAACAAGATGATCCGGCCCACGACGATTCCGCACACGCTCGAGGATCTGGTGATCGAGCAGGCGATTTCGCGCGAGGCGCTGCGGCTCGCCTTCGAGCAGCACAAGCAGCTCGCAACCGGCCTCAAGGGCATCCAGACCGAGCGCACGATCTCCGACATCGTGAATCAGAGCGAGAGCGGCGCATCCCTGGTCGACCTGCTGCAGCTCGGTCTGCTCGTCGGCTCGGGCGGCGTGCTGTCGCATGCACCGAGACGCGTCCAGTCGGCCCTCATGATGGTCGATGCGTTCCTCCCCGAAGGCGTCACCGAGCTGGCGGTCGACAGCATCTTCATGGCGCCGCAGCTCGGCGTGCTTTCGACGGTCCATGAGGAAGCCGCGACGCAGGTGTTCGAAGCCGACTGTCTGATCCGGCTGGGCTCGGTCGTGGCGCCGATCGGCGCGGCGCGTGAAGGCCAGCCGTGCGTGACCGTGCAACTGACAGGCCCGGGAGTCGACGCCTCGCCGCGTCGCGTCGCGTTCGGCGAGCTGGTGGTGCTGCCATTGCCGGCCGACGGCAAGCTGCGGCTCACCGCCACACCCGAGAAGGGCTTCGACCTGGGTGCCGGCAAAGGCCGCCCGATCGAGACCGAGATCCGCGGCGGCGTGGTCGGCCTGATCGTGGATGCGCGTGGCCGCCGACCCTTTCAGCTTCCGTCCACGACCGCCGAGCGCATACGACGCCTGCGGGCGTGGAATGCGGCCCTGTCCGTCTACCCCCGGGAGGTCTGA